GCAGGGTAGACAGGTCGAGCACTTCATCACCTCAGCCGCCTCAAGTCATCCATCCTTGTTTCCTCGGTAGACGTTGAGTCGCAAGGATGGCCGACTCCAGGGACAACAAGGCGTACAAATACCGCCAAGAAATCAGTCAGGTACCACATCTCCAAAACATATCACGGCCTTCCAAGATGCCGAGATGTGCGAGAGGAAAAAAGCCGCTAACCCCGGCAGATGATGTACGTCTCTGGCGAAACCGGCGAACCCTCAGTCGAAACTACTAGCATCATCGAAGACATTGTCCGCCAACAAGTGATAGAACTGGTAAGCAACAGCATCGCGCTAATCCCCCCCTCATACCCTTCCTATTCCGAAATACAACGCTCATCGGCAACGCCTCTCCCCAGCTCCGCAACTGCACCGAACTCGCCTCCCGGCGCGGCTCCAAATCCATATCGACAAACGATCTCATTTTCCAAATCCGCCACGACCAAGCCAAAGTCAGCCGCCTCCGCACGTTCCTCTCCTGGAAAGACGTGCGCAAAAACGTCAAAGACTCCGACGACAAGGGCGCCGACGCGGACCTCGCaggtggcgacgacgccgtcgtccCCGGCGGccccgtcgacgaggcggccaagaagaacaaaaaggccaaggtcgGCCTGCCCTGGGAGCCGGCATCCTTCTACTCCGTCGAGGTCCCCGAgcgcgacgacgaggaggacgaagaagaggaggagatgaaCTACATTACGCTCCAGCGCCTGCGCAAGGCCGACGAGCGCACAAAGGCCATGACCAAGGAGGAATACGTCACGTGGTCCGAGTACCGCCAGGCCTCGTTTACATGGCGAAAGGGCAAGCGCTTCAGGGAGTGGGCCGGCTTCGGCATCGTGACGGACAGCAAGCCGTCGGACGATATTGTCGACATCTTGGGCTTCCTGACGTTCGAGATGGTGGCCACCTTGACCGAGGTGGCGctcaaggtcaaggagcaGGAAGACACGGCGAGGGCGCAGAGCGGCGCGGACAATGCGGGGaccaagaagaggaagctgcAGCTTGGGGGACTGTTTGATCCGCCGAGCGAGGGCAAGACCCCCGTCGAGCCCAGGCACGTCCAGGAAGCGTTTAGACGCTTCCAGCAGTGGCccaagaagacgagggctATGCTGAATGGGACCAGGATTGTGCAGAAGACACCTCTAAACATCATTTGAGGCTGTTGCGGCTCGCCTCTGGCGGCTTTGTATTTTGTTCGACTGTATTTCTACCTTGGGTGGTGGCTTGGGCTTGTTGGCGTTGGTTTGGTAATGACTTTGGTCTGAATGATGTACCACGGAGAAGCATTGCATTGGCGCCTGACACTTTTGGACATGTCTTGAACACCTATATATGGTTTCAACGACCACAGCAGGTAGCGTGGGATCCGCCTTGATGAATATCAAGGAATGAGCTTTTTGAACTTTTTGCTATGCTATGCGCTGTGGCCAACTGTAAAGCGTCGTCTCCTTACTACCGTATCGTCTCTCATTAATCTTGCCCCAACTCGCTGTAGACTTCTTGGTATggcttcgtcttcatcctccGAGTCATCGGTTCCACGACCTGGCTCGCCTTCCACTTGACTTAGTCCTAACGGCTGGCTAATGCCTTGTGACCCTGTTGCGGTTGCCCGTCTTCTGAGCGTCTCCAATTCTAGGCCACCCCCCTCACCATCTACTCGAGTAGAAGCATGTGAACTTTTGGACAAAGCCCTGTCCAAGTCCTCATCTTGTTCAGTCTCCAGCTGTCGAATATACTGCCGATATTGCGGCCGCTCCAGCAAACCGCTTCGGAAGGCATTAACACCAACCAACAACTTTACCAGTTCTACTAGCTCTTCAAGATACTCAATTATCTCCATTTGACCAGATGTGCTGGCATTCCAAGATAGAAACTTGTGTTGGGTTATTAGACTTGCAGTGTCCTCATCGAGATTGGGCCTTCGGCGGTGGTACGCAAGTATGTTTGGTTTCGGTCCCTTTGGGCTTTGCGCTATCAAGAGCTCTCGGATACGACTGATGAGCCTTAATTGAGCCAGACGAGCCGATGGAAGGAATTGAGGTAGTGGAAGCCACGTAGTTAGCGCCTCATGCACTGAAAACAGGATCAAAGTGCTGCTCGCGGCAACGTTTCTACGGTACGTGTACACTTTCGGGTTCAAGTCCTCCAAGATGGATGAACCATACACTCTGCGGAGTTGGACCACGTTATCCATGCGGTCGATGATCTGGTGTAGGACGTAAATGATTTCCTTGTATATCGGCGCCAATGGCTTGAAACTCCCTTTTAGACGTGGTTCAGTGAGACAAAACGGCAAGAACATCTCAGCTGCTGCTAGTGCCCCTTGAGCTTTGTCGCGAGAATGGCTAAAACGGGTCAGAAGCTTGGAAGACCGAAAGTTTGGCCGCTCTGGGTCATCGATACCAACCGCCACGGCGGCTTGCATCTTCTGGACTTGGCGAACCGCTGTAGATAGGGACTCTACCAGGCGGTCTCTGGCTCGCACAGGCACGACGAGGGTCTCAACTACCATAGCTACCAGACCACCGACTAGAAACGCAACAAGTCGCTTGTAGAAGACTTCAGAGGCTGCAGTAGTTTCATTAATCGCAGCTGATATACAGTCAGTTAGTTACTCACATTGCGGCGTCTGTGTTATATTGCTCACCTAAAGCAACAACTGCCAGCGACACAATCGATATCATCCCTGCCTTGACATATTTGGTAGCAACCTGTACATATGCAGACGGAACTATaccaaaaagaagaatcACCACAGCAGCAACACGGTTGCCTCGTCCAATTTCCACCGAGAGATATCCAACAACGCAACCAAAGATGACACCAAAAAGCCGAACGGCAAAAACAAATAACGAAGTGCCAATGGCAACCTCGAATACAAGAATAAGTTGCATGGGAGCCCACACCCCTTTTGCCTCACTGTACCAGGCAttcgaagaagaaacaaaagcTGGCCAGGTGACCAAAAATATTGCAATTGCCAGCTTCAATGCGTATTCGACGTCGTCAGACTGCTGTACCCACTCCAAAGCGTCTGCTATTGTGCTTCGAAACTGCGCAACACGGCCATGCGGGGACTGTTTCCTGTCCCGGCGGGTTGGTTTGCTTAACGAGTCTTGTTTCTCTTGAGTCTTGTGGCTACTAGCGACTGCAGAGCATGTTTCCTCATCATTAGGCGGTACTGGAGCTTTGATTTCGTCGCTTGATGGCTCGGCCTTTTCCTCGGAAGATGGACTTTGAAGTCCCTGACGCGCTGCCTTTTTTGCTTCCTTGGGAAGAACCATGGCATCGGCTTCACCGCCGGAGGTTAGCCATTTCCGAATATTCCTGTATTGAGGAACCCAGACCCGAAATTTGTTACGTCGTCTCTGTCTTTTTTCTACAAGCGTTCTTACGTGTCGAAGCATGTGCAGGATCTGAGTCGCCGAATCGCGAAGTGCAAGGATGAATGAGGACACAAGGAAGGTCTCCATACGTGGCATGAAATCTACTGCACGCCCCGATTCATCCATAATGGCTTTTTTGAGTGCCTGGGCAGATCCTGCATCGAAAGCGGATATGCAAGCAGAGAACTCGTCGATCCGGGAATCAATCTCTTCCAAGAGTATCCCGTCCGGCGCGGGCGATCCAGAGGGCAGTTTTGGAACTTCAAAACAATAGGCAAGACATGCTATTAGTAGATTCACTGCCTCTTTTATAGAACTTTGGAAATCTTGTACTGGAAGTCGAATACGTTGAATAGTCATCTCGAGAAGCTGTGAACTGCCTGCTTCAATCTCCCTGACTGGTTTGACGATCTTGACCTGCTCGTTGTGGTGTGATGCTTCCCTTCTATTTGGACTAATTGGATGGATTCGTTGTGCCGTTCTTGTTTGAAAGTCTGGCGTTGCCGATTCAGTGCTCTCTTTATAGTCTGGCAAGATGCCAAGATGGTCCTCGTTACCAACAAGCACAAACTTATTCTCGCAATTGCCTATGAGTGTAATGATGTTCTGGACAAGACTTGTCATGTAGCGTACACTGATAGGCTTCATGGCGATTGGGGGTAGAGGTGAGGTGGAGATCTCAAAATTGACCTCGTCTTGAGCGGCTTTGCAACGGGAGAGCTGTGAACGCAATTTGGACTTTTGCGCTGTGAGAAAAGCCATTGTAGTTCGGTGGACAGGCATAGTAGCAACTGTTGCCTGGCTTTTGCCCGTATGAAACGGGTTGGGGAACTCTGCAGCAAAGGCTTTAATGTTCCTCATGGTCTTTCGTCTTGCTCGATTCATGGTCCTGCTGGTCCTGGCTGTAGAAGTTGTGGCGAGAGCATTTGAGCTGATTTTTGCTGCTTCAGGAGCATCACAGCCTGGTGTGATAAACCAGTGAGTCGCTCGTGCCAACGTGTCCACGGTAGTCGACAGAGTCTCAATCGTAGATGAACCAAGGTAACTGCTGGATAGTTCCGGAAAGAGAGCCAAATTAACCACCACCAAAACGCCACCTCCAAGCAAAATAGGTATATAAATGGTTGTAAATAAGGATGTGGTTGCGTTGCTCGGTAGCTGAATCGTAAGCAATGCAGCAACAAGAAGGAACAAGACAAAATTAAAGAGCCTCGGGCTCATAGATCTCACAAAGCCGTGAATCAACACAGCAACCAGAAGAAACAAAGCACGGATAGTATATGCTGCGGGTGCATTGATATCCTGAACGAGGCTCGACAGGTACAAGCCGAGAAGTGACCATGACAGGCCCAACAGCGCCCCAAAGAGAGTCATGAGCAGCTCCTCCATCATGCGACCCATTCGTTGTCCAGGATGGGCAAACACAACAACCATGGGTATCAAGAATGTCGCCGTGGTTTTGAAGTGAGGAAGTATAGCAATGATGGTGGCAATGGTGCAGGCGAGGGAATACTTGACGATCCGCTGCCACAATGCATTTTGTTGCCAATCGCCCCAAATGGCTATGACCAGGCTCCGGAATGGATTCGAGGCTGCCATAGTTTGCGAACTTGTGAACCGAATCCCATTGCAGCGGTCATCGCGACCCGACGAGAATGTTCCGAGAGGATTTGAGGTATTGGCCAGACTTGGTTGGCACCAAAAATTTGCAATCTCTACTACAACGCAATACGCGGGCCGCCGCAGGCTGATAGGAGCAAGCTCAAAGGCAAGAATCAAAGAGTCTTGCAGTCCACTCAAGCATTGGGACTGAAGGAGACTTATATTGTACCATCAATTTAGCCTAGGCATGATGGTTGGGGGCGGATCGACAATGTGAGGTGAAGTCATGACACTACGCTAAAACGGCAGCTTTGGTCACGAGAAGTTGAACTAGGTAGTTGACAGCAGTTGACCATGGCTCCCCACACTTGCCGTTGACGACGGAGCCATTTTAACTGAAGGAGCGACTGAGACCGGCAAGGGATGAAGACCCAGGTACCCAAACAACTACGCCGATCCAGAGACTTTTAAAAATGGCAGCCCTATGCGTCTTCGAGTAGATAGATGTATTTGATGCTGCTTCGGCAAAGAGATCTGTTTCAGCGTtaaatgtacggagtattagcGTGCCGAGTACAATACAATGCCAGGAACCAACCAGCGTTCTCTTGTATATAAATGCTGGTGTTACACCAAGCCTCCAGGGCCACTTACACCTGCCATCGGCAACCCACAGCGGGAGACAAGATGTAGAAACTGACATGACCGCCAAGATGCTGCATACCAACCTTCTGTGTGCTATATGGCTATTAGACAGCTACTTGGGCAGGTAGATTCCAACTTATGCCGCCGTAGACTCGATTCACTCAATTGACTCAATTGGCCCATTACGACCAGGAGTAATTGCGGAAATGCCAATATTCAATCACGTCAAACCACAGTCAGTGCTCCTCAGACCTGCTCTTCACCAACAAGCGCCCCGCCACGCGACCGCCCCCCTCAAGCCAAACCACCGAAGCTCCGAACCCCTTCCCTACAACAGacacatcaccaccaccacatccaCAACGTCCAACGCAGCCGGCCAACccccgccaccgccatgcTGTCCTTTATCCTCATCCAAAATCGCCAGTTCGtcccccttcttccccccCAGAATACTACCTGTCCAAATCCGCTAATGCAAACCTCTTCTCACCAGGGGCAAAACCCGCCTGGCAAAATGGTACGCCCCCTACAGTGACGACCAAAAGATCAAGCTCAAGGGCGAGGTCCACCGGCTCGTGGCGCCCCGCGACCAGAAATACCAATCCAACTTCGTCGAGTTCCGCAACAACAAGATTGTGTACCGCCGGTACGCCggcctcttcttctgtgCGTGCGTCGACACAAACGACAACGAGCTGGCGTACCTCGAGGCCATCCACTTCTTCGTCGAGGTGCTGGATGCCTTTTTCGGAAACGTGTGCGAGCTGGATCTTGTctttaacttttataaagtGTATGCGATACTGGATGAGGTCTTCCTGGCCGGTGAGATCGAGGAGACAAGCAAGCAAGTTGTTTTGACAAGATTAGAACACTTGGACAAGTTGGAGTGATTGTCCCTTCTGGTTGGACAGAGAACAAATGCAGGCGGAGATGGCTTGGCTTCGCTGAAGGGCCAACCTCTTCAAGATTTTATTGCATAGCACTTGACGATATCCCTTGTTGAGGGTTCAAGTTACATCATGGAGTTGGGCGTTGCGGAAGGATTAACCGGGATACCATGGACGACATTGCTGGGCGGTGGCTTGGTTATTTAAGGTCAATTTCATTACATTCAATTATCTAATTTTCTCGAGAGGAAAATAGCAGTGGCGTAACACCAGTCACGCTGTCGGTTGTTTACTTCTGCCTTGCCCTCATCGACTATCACTACATTCAACATCATTTCAACCCAAGACTTCGATATGATCACAGAGTCCACAGCCGCTTCCATCCTGCTTCGCCTCGACATCAAGGGGCTGAATAGCTACATTACTCCGTTGCAGATTATCTGCAATGACGTGCCCAATACTACTTCGGCCCCTGTCCTCCTCACCTGCAACAAGAGTCTTTGTCGCAGATGCGCTCccctcttccttttcctcaACAGCGCCAACAGCCGCGGCGTCGCTCTTGTCTTCAGCTACAACTAAAGGGTCAGCCGTGTCGCCAATCTGCTTTACCTCCATGCTGGCAGAATAAATAGCTTCGCCGTTATGGTGGTGCAACTGGCACGCAGCGACGTGCCAAACACCATCGCACTCCTCACGTTGCTTGTTTGAACCAGACAGGCTTGTTACAGAGGAAGTGCTGTCATGTTCCTCCCCTCCCGCAATGCCGCCAGCTGCGGCACCATTCTTATTGCCTTCAATTGCAATGGAATGGTCAATGGCGCCATGACTATCCTCCAGCTTGACTGCGACCAAGGGGGCCTCATTTTCGGCTCCGGTAGTAAGTTCGATATTGTCACTGCTGCTCTGCCACAGCTCCATTGCCGTTTGCCGTGCCTCATGGGTAGTGTGCTCCCACTCTCGATTCGGAAACAGGTCATGGACACTTGggctgcggccaagacgacTGGCGGGAGTCATCGATTCTGTACTCCCAGGACCGCCCGGTTGTGGTTCCGGGACTGAGCTCCCGTCTTTGTCATTTGCACCCGAGATAGGTATCCCGCTGGTCAAAAGGGATGACGAATGACTGCCATCCAATACTTCGCCATCTTCAAGGCCTATTTTGAGCTTCTTGGTCATCGGCTCATTATCTATACTGATCAGTTCTTCAGGAGAAGTCTTTTGATAAAATTTCCTCTTGAGTGCGAGCCCGAATCTGGACAAAAAATCATCTGCGGTTTGGCAAGCTACTTCACCTGCTTCGTTGTCCACTGTTTCTCTAGCATCTCTCTCTTCATCCAACGAGTCACATTTGTCCTAGGCGGCGTTAGGCCGAGAAAACAACGTGAATCATCTATACTCACCTCCTCCTAGGGGGATAAGCGACCAACTTCATGTCGGGGAATACTCCATTGGCGACTCTTTTCAGATTCAATACTCATCCTGGGGCGACTCTGTGGCCAACAGTCCAAACCATCACGAACACCAGGGCGAAGGGCCAGTTTACTCTGTTCCATGTTGACCGACGGCAAAAAATCATCAGAATGTTTTGTAAGCGTCGGCTTTGTTAGAAAATACCCCCTCATGACTTCTGCTGGATGAGGAGACACCTGAGAAGGGACTTGCGTGTTCCTCTCGGTAGCAAACTGATTCCTCTTGCTGTATGTGCTCCATTGGGTATTGGGCCGACGCCACTCGCAGTCCCAGACATAGTGAGAGCCGGACACTCCGCAAATAGCGCAAATATATCTCGGATGTGGAGGGGGATCCCACGATGAGTCGTTGATCGTGGGACAATCAGAGATGGCATGCCCTAAGGCAACCTGTTTAGCCATGAATATGTTGCTAAAATTGCTAGATACACTCACCTGCCGTGTGACATCTCCGACAAATATCCTTAGCAAGAGGTTTTGTCAAGCTAAGACCACCCGGGGCCTTGGAGGCTTCCAAGTTATTTAAAATGCCTCCCTTCTGGGCAGCCTGGTCGTGTGCCTCCTTTTCCTGGCCAGGATTCTCATCAAGGTGCACAAGTTCAGATATTCGTTTCTTGAGGAGCTCCGTTCTATCCAAGCACGATTTTGCCGTCTGATGTGTAGAGACACCATCCCGGCTCTCACCGAGCTCCCAGCCTAGTTTGATCGTTTTCTCCGCGCAGCCTACCGCAGCAACAGAGTGTTTAACGACTGGAGGGGGTGGCTCCCAGTGGTTATCCATAGTCTTCCCTAAAAATGCGTCTTGAGGATAAGCACCGGAGCCACCTCCTCGCTTCTCATCAGGGGAAAGTTGGCCCCGACACAGATGACTTTTAATTTCTTCATAAAGCCTGGTCATTATTTTTCTTGACCCTGGATCGCATCGTTGATGGTAGAGCCAGATATTTTCCAGAGAATACTTCCAAAAATTAAGGACATCCTCTTCATTGCATCGCTGGTTAGCCAAGGCGGTGCACCAACTCTCGATTGGAAGTGTCGAGAACGGTGTCTGCAAAGCCTTGGTCTGAAGCCAAATGATGCACATGGATATGACATTGTATCGTGAGAGCCTCATATTGACGGCTCTGATCCGACTGTGAAGAGTGTCTAGCCTCATTTTACCA
The DNA window shown above is from Metarhizium brunneum chromosome 1, complete sequence and carries:
- the spt3_0 gene encoding SAGA complex subunit spt3; amino-acid sequence: MADSRDNKAYKYRQEISQMMYVSGETGEPSVETTSIIEDIVRQQVIELLRNCTELASRRGSKSISTNDLIFQIRHDQAKVSRLRTFLSWKDVRKNVKDSDDKGADADLAGGDDAVVPGGPVDEAAKKNKKAKVGLPWEPASFYSVEVPERDDEEDEEEEEMNYITLQRLRKADERTKAMTKEEYVTWSEYRQASFTWRKGKRFREWAGFGIVTDSKPSDDIVDILGFLTFEMVATLTEVALKVKEQEDTARAQSGADNAGTKKRKLQLGGLFDPPSEGKTPVEPRHVQEAFRRFQQWPKKTRAMLNGTRIVQKTPLNII
- the APS2 gene encoding AP-2 complex subunit sigma, yielding MLSFILIQNRQGKTRLAKWYAPYSDDQKIKLKGEVHRLVAPRDQKYQSNFVEFRNNKIVYRRYAGLFFCACVDTNDNELAYLEAIHFFVEVLDAFFGNVCELDLVFNFYKVYAILDEVFLAGEIEETSKQVVLTRLEHLDKLE